Proteins encoded together in one Carya illinoinensis cultivar Pawnee chromosome 3, C.illinoinensisPawnee_v1, whole genome shotgun sequence window:
- the LOC122304748 gene encoding uncharacterized protein LOC122304748, producing EEKKVKLAVIEFTDYAIIWWDQLVTNRRRNYERSVETWGELKALMRRRFVPSHYYRDLYQKLQNLTQGSRSVEDYHKEMEVAMIRANVEEDREATMARFLCGLNREIANVVELQHYVEIEDMVHMAMKVERQLKRKGTSRYTSVSSTPWKLKWEKDHRAVTKAKTEPPKGNDEGTSNKPKLASQPSRNRDIKCFKCLGSGHIASQCPNKRVMIMRDNGEVMTASEDDRDGIPELEDASDDDGVEYPVTGESLVARRALNTQIKMDEAEQQRENIFHTRCHINGKVCSMIIDGGSCTNVASTTLVEKLNLPTLKHSRPYKLQWLNDCGEVRVDRQVLVTFSIGKYQDEVLCDVVPMHAGHILLGRPWQYDRREFEDVFPEEMPNELPPIRGIEHQIDFVPGAAIPNRPAYRSNPDETKELQRQVEDLMSKGYVRESMSPCAVPVLLVPKKDGTWRYVVSTKGIEVDEEKVKAIKEWPTPKSVTEVRSFHGLASFYRRFVKDFSTIAAPLTEVIKKNVGFHWGANQENAFATIKERLCSAPVLALPDFNKAFEIECDASGIGIGAVLMQDRRPIAFFSEKLSGASLKYPTYDKELYALVRALETWQHYLWPREFVIHTDHESLKHLKGQGKLNKRHARWMEYIETFPYVIRYKQGKENIVADALSRRYHDGYLFKEDKLCVPSCSMRELLVREAHGGGLMGHFGVKKTLDILHEHFFWPKMKRDINRICSRCITCRKAKSKVLPHGLYTPLPVPSEPWVDISMDFVLGLPRTKRGRDSIFVVVDRFSKMAHFIPCHKTDDATSIADLFFKEIVRLHGVPRSIVSDRDVKFLSYFWKVLWGKLGTKLLFSTTCHPQTDGQTEVVNRTLTQLLRTVVQKNLKSWEDCLPFIEFAYNRTMHTTTSYSHFEIVYGFNPLTPLDLMPLPIDGRNWVWVHMRKERFPAHRRTKLHPRGDGPFQILEKINDNAYKVDLPSEYNVSATFNVSDLSPFDVGEDSRSNPFEERGNDGNQGGATLKDPLQIPDGPITRSRAKKIKEAMQGLS from the exons gaggagaagaaagtgaagttggcagtaattgagttcactgattatgctattatttggtgggatcaattagtgaccaataggaggaggaattatgagaggtctgtcgagacatggggagagttgaaagctctcatgaggcggagatttgtacctagccactactacagggacctctaccagaaattacaaaatcttacacaagggtctaggagtgtggaggactaccataaggagatggaggtggctatgatacgggcgaatgtagaggaggatagggaggccactatggctagatttttgtgtggtttgaatagggagatagctaatgtggttgagttacaacattatgtagaaatagaagacatggtgcacatggctatgaaggtggagaggcaattaaagaggaaagggacatcaaggtacacttcagtttctagcactccttggaaactaaagtgggagaaagatcatcgagctgtaacaaaggcaaagacagaaccacctaaaggaaacgatgaaggaactagcaacaaacccaagttggcatcccaaccttctagaaatagagatattaaatgctttaagtgtttgggttcaggccacatcgcttctcaatgtccaaacaaacgtgtgatgattatgcgtgacaatggggaggtgatgactgcaagtgaggatgatcgtgatgggatacctgagttggaggatgctagtgatgatgatggagtagaataccccgtaacaggtgagtcccttgttgccaggcgtgctctcaacacacaaattaagatggatgaagcagagcaacaaagggagaacattttccatactagatgccacatcaatggcaaggtatgtagtatgataattgatgggggaagttgtactaatgttgctagcactacattagttgaaaaattgaatttacctaccttgaaacactcccgaccatacaagctgcagtggttgaatgattgtggggaggttagggtggatagacaagtgttggttactttttccattgggaagtatcaagatgaagtgctttgtgatgttgtgcctatgcatgctggccatatattgttggggagaccatggcaatatgataggaga gagtttgaggatgtattcccagaggaaatgcctaatgagttgccacccattagaggcattgagcaccagattgatttcgtgcccggggctgctattccaaaccgaccagcttatagaagtaatccagatgagacaaaggagcttcagaggcaagttgaggatttgatgagcaaggggtacgtgagggagagcatgagcccatgtgcagtaccagtgcttctagtgcctaagaaggatgggacgtggagg tatgttgttagtacaaagggtattgaagtggatgaagagaaagtcaaggccattaaggagtggccaacaccaaagagcgtcactgaggtaagaagctttcatggtttagctagcttttatcggcgttttgttaaagattttagcaccattgctgcaccactcactgaagtcattaaaaagaatgttgggtttcattggggggctaatcaagagaatgcatttgccactattaaggaaaggttgtgctctgcacccgtgttagcattaccagattttaacaaagcttttgagattgaatgtgatgcctcaggaatagggattggagccgttttgatgcaggataggcggccgattgccttcttcagtgagaagctaagtggggcatccctgaagtaccctacttatgacaaagaactttatgctcttgttcgtgcattagagacttggcagcactacttgtggcctagggaatttgtgatccacaccgatcatgaatcgttgaagcatctcaagggtcaaggtaagttgaataagaggcatgctagatggatggaatacattgagacctttccatatgtcatccgttacaagcaaggtaaggagaatattgttgctgatgctttatcacggaggtat catgatggttacttgtttaaagaagataaactgtgtgtacctagttgttctatgcgtgagttattggtgcgtgaggcacatggcgggggattaatgggacactttggtgtcaagaaaaccttagacatattgcatgaacatttcttttggcctaagatgaaaagagacatcaatcgcatttgtagcaggtgcatcacatgtagaaaggccaaatctaaggttttgccacatgggttatatacacccttacccgttcctagtgagccatgggtagacatatctatggactttgttttggggctgcctaggacaaaaaggggtagagattctatttttgtagttgtggatagatttagcaagatggcacatttcattccatgccataaaacagatgatgccacaagcatagctgacttgtttttcaaagagatagtgcgactccatggtgtacccaggagcattgtttctgatagggatgttaaatttcttagctacttttggaaggtgttgtggggaaaattaggtactaaactcttattttccactacttgtcacccacagactgatggtcagactgaagtagttaataggactttaactcagcttttacgcactgttgttcaaaagaatttaaagagttgggaggattgtttgccatttatagagtttgcatataataggaccatgcatactactacttcatactctcattttgaaattgtttatggttttaatccacttactcctttagatttgatgcctttgcctattgatggcagga attgggtttgggttcacatgcgcaaagaaagattcccagcccatagacggactaagttgcatcctcgaggagatggacctttccaaattcttgagaaaattaatgacaatgcatataaagtggatcttccaagtgaatataatgtttctgctaccttcaatgtttctgatctttctccttttgatgtaggtgaagattcgaggtcgaatccttttgaggagagggggaatgatgggaaccaaggtggagctacccttaaagatcccttgcaaattccagatgggccaattacaagatcaagagccaagaagatcaaggaagcaatgcaaggattg